The genome window TGTCAGCTGTAATATTTCCTTTATTTGCtatctgataaaaaaaactctcatattgaatttatatttgtgtttaattCAAGCATACTGTGTCTGCACTAGACAGCTATCATTCTTCTTATACACCCAGAagcaacacaatatatatttatatataataataataataataaaataataataataataataataataataataataataataataataataataataataataagtgttttTTCTGATGTTTGGCTTAAATGAAATTTTTCCACCgactgtattttttattattttttaaatcaacactGCCCACATTTTGTACAAATGAAAGGTGCGTTCACTGGCTTCAGTGAGTGAGTCATCATCAGCTGTGCGGACTGGCTGTGGATGGCCCCACGCTGTCAATctgtccctcctcctctgcagagtCCTCAGAGCTGTTAACCACTGCAGCGCTGAGAGAATGGAGCTCCTCCAAAACAGACAGGAGTCTCCCTGACAGGACACAGACAGGCCGCTGGTCAGATTAGTCATGTCTGTATAAATGTTTGGACGTGTCTGCTGACGCTTGAGGAGTCAGGACGCCACCTACCATCTGCAGGTTCTTCTGTTCCCACAGAGCGAGTCCTCTCTGAGGGTTTTTCTCGATGTTCTCTGGGAGCAGCAGAGTTTTGTAGAAGTCTTGTATACTCACTTGTCAGTCCTCTCTCAGCAGCAGTGCCCTGAAACAATTTCAGGTCATCAGAGGTCATGATCAGAAAGAtagaaacaacatttttcacAACTGCCTTGTGCTTTAAAAAGTCTTACCAGCAGTATATTTTtgtccatctccatctccttcAGTTGTTGATTCTGCACTTCactctttgtgtgttgttgagTTTCTCTCATCTCAACCTGTTTCCTTGCTGCCTCTCTCTCAAACTGCCGCAAAGTCATAACTACGagagacaacacagacagatgAAAAGCCACGGGGAAATGCTGCTATATACTGTGTAAACAATTCCAATCATATTAGATCACAGTCTGCATTACAGATATGACTTCATCCCCCCTATGTTAAGCTGCTGGGGGCTGAGGTAGCACGGAGCTAATCCTGCTACCTGCTTTGGTGTGCTCTCTCCTGGCAGTATTGACTTGAACCTCCATCTCCCTCAGCTTCTCAGCACAGCAGTCCTCAATCTCAGACACTCTCTCCTGCAGGGCTGAAAGGGAAcaacaaatgcaccatttcTCAAAATAGTATCTCACACACTGAGAAACAGAGTATAATGCGGAATTTGTATGTACCTCAGTGGGAATAAACTGGACATTATTGCATCTGCTGGCAAATATTCATAGACTGTAAGACCTCCACATATTCAAGCTGATTCAATCAATTCCAGATTTATTCCGATGCATCCAGAGTAGCGTATACAAGGACTGCAACACAGCAAGGAGGCAGTAGCCcacttctatttattttataaaactaCAACTACACATTTGTTCAGCTTTTCTGTcgataaagaagaagaatgtgaagcaattaaaaaggaaattaaatccAGTAGTGTGGATTTGTTGTAGGCATCATTAATCAGCTATAATCGTTACTTTTATATTAGCAATGGATCCCATGACGACATGCGGAGTCGATCAAAATGAAAAACCTGCACAGAAAATGATCACCTGACCTGACTACTAGTTTGCCTCGACTTTCAGGTGGgtggttgtttgtttgtttgtttggtttttttcaGCCTAACTGTTCTGGATTTCTTCGCCTGTGCTCTACATGTCCATCACCAAACAGCACACAGGCACAATTAGTTACCTGCAGGTTAaaatagtggagcatttagcagcttaagagccagatatttccctcaggagtaaGTGTTAAGCAAAACATAGCTGAAGgtagagtgaatattggacttacattaaTTAAGTGGACACAAACACTACGACCAATGAATGCTAATGTAGCTCTGTAACTGCTGTACGAGTGTGTATATCGGTCACTGTTTGCTAACAATTTTGCAGTATCAACCTGTAAGGTGACAATGTGCCAGATGTGTTTACATCTTGCTTCCGCCTCTAAGTAGCCAAACAATCAGTTAAGGGATaggtttaaaaatgttcaaGTGTGTCTAAAAACAATAGTGAGGTGCCCATATGAACATTGAAACAGGTTTTGCTGGCTTTTATTATTCCTCCTGTGTATACTGGCCAAGGAAAGATTCCTTCCTAAAGCACTTTTAATGTCAGTAATAAGGGACACAATCCACAGTCCTCGTTCAGTGCAGAGATTCATTCCAAAGGTTTTCTGAAGCTTCATCCAAATTAGACAAATTAAGAGGATATCTTCTAAAGTTAGTCTTTTTAGTACAAAATAACCTATTTGTGTTACTATCCCTGCAGCACAACAGGGAAACACAGGAATAGATGTAACCTATAACTTTAGAAGATGATTTGTCTAACTCTAGCTTTTTAATATCTTCACATAAGCATTTTtagattgaaaaaaaaacatgtccccAAACATTTACACTGAGAGTGCATTTAAAGGGATCTTTTAATGGTCAGTAAGAATAGGAGGAGTGATTACAGTAAGCGAACCATGTTTCAAGTACATATAGGCCACCTGACTATAGTTCTAAGACAGACTTGAAAGATTGTGTCCCTATCCTTTAATGTAAGTTTGAAGCTCAGAAGCTCCCAAGTGTCCGGGTTGAATCATTAAACAGACGGGGGGGAAACGTATTAGAGAAACTCAGTAACTCTCCCTGATAAACTACAGTCAAGGTGCTCTTGAGCATGTCACTTAATCCCCAGCTGCTCCAGTGAAGGAGAGCGGCGTGGCCAGGTGTGGATACGTGGAGAGACGGTGATGAAGGGCATTTCTGAAATAGAGCAGGAGTGCTCAGTCTGCTTTCCCTGCATAGACACTGGAACAGTTGTGCATCTTAAGGTAGCAGCAGCCTCACCACATTTGCTGTGCTCCTGCTGGCTGAGCAGCTCAGAGTGGAGTTTCTCCAGGTTGACCTTGCTCTCCTCCAGCTGGGCCTGGATCTGCTGCAGGCTCTGCTCGGCTTCTTCTCTGCCAGCCACAGCCTGCCGGACCTCCATCCAGTTCTGCTCCAGCGCCTTCTGCTCCTGCCGCCTCAGCTTGCTTTCATCTGAGGACAATTTACAAAGATAAACTGAGATACAGCTGCCAAAACATGGATACCCAACAgataatgtgttataataagATGTTGTGAGTTGTAAGGGTgctcacacttttctttcagatCAGCCAGAGATTTCTCGATGAGCTTCGGGGTTCTTTTGAGCTCCTGTGTGagcttgtctctctcttcacacacTAAACTAAGCTCCGTCTGAAGGTTTGTGATGCTGCAGGGCAACAGACAAGATGACAGAGCAAATAAAAGGAGCAGAAAGTCAAAGGCTTATCATACAAATTACATATTgtaacatattttatacagtatatcagaaGAATATTCTTATTAATATCGAATATTTGATTCCAACCATTTTCCCCTTTTTCCAACCGAACAAAGCTGAAACAGACATTTTCATGTTTGACCACTTATACATGTTCAGTGTAAACATAGCAACAATTCTTACCAATTCTCTCAATTAGTGCTAAAAGGGTTCTTGGATTAAATGAATATTCTCAAAATTAATGCACTCCAAATCTGATcagtaatgatttatttttaaaatcacctaacaaataaaagtacaaaaacttctactgtacatttatatatatatatatatatatatatatatatatatatatatttatatatatatttataaatatatgtatatctatatagatatatatatactgtatatctatatatctatatagatagatagatagatagatagatagatagatagatagatagatagatagatatagatatatatatatatatatacagtatatctcaaaagtgagtacaccctttagatttttgcaaatattctgttatatcctttcaggggataacattatcctactgaaactttgatataacttaaagtagtcagtgtgctgcttgaataacagtatagatttattgtcctttgaaaattactcagtacacagctgttaatgtctaaacagctggcaacaaaagtgagtacaccccatagtgaacatgtctaaattgtgcccaaagtgtcaatattttgtgtgaccaccattgttatctagcactgctttaacactcctgggcatggaattcaccagagctgcacaggttgcttctggaatcttcttccactcctccacgacgacatcacggagcgcacggatgttggacaccttgcactcctccaccttcctcttgaggatgccccacatgtgctcaattgggtttaggtctggagacatacttggccagtccatcaccttaaccttcagcttcttcagcaaggccgttgtcatcttggaggtgtgtttagggtcattatcatgttggaaaactgccctacggcccagtttccgaagagaggggatcatgctctgctgcaggatgtcacagtatatattggaattcatgtgtccctcaatgaaatgcagctccccagtgccggcagcactcatgcagccccagaccatgatgctgccaccaccatgcttgactgtaggcaaaacacatttgtcttggtactcctcaccagggtgccgccacacacgccggacaccatctgacccaaacaggtttattttggtctcatcagaccacaggacatggttccagtaactcatgttcttggattcattgtcttcagcaaactgtttgcgggctttcttatgcatcggtttcagaaggggcttctgtctggggcgacggccatacaaaccgatttgatgcagtgtgcggcgtatggtctgggcactgacaggctgacatcccacttctgcaacctctgcagcaatgctggaagcactcgcacgtctatttttggaaaccaacctctggatatgacgctgagcacgtggactcaacttctttggtcgaccctggcgaggcctgttccgagtggaacctgtcctggaaaaccgctgtatgatcttagccactgtgctgcaactcattttcatggtgttggcaatcttcttatagccaaggccatctttgtgaagcgcaataatcctttttttcagccgctcagagagttccttgccatgaggtgccatgttgtccagcattcagagagaattgtgcccaaaacaccaaatttaacagccctgcttatcatttacacctgaatccttgtaacactaacgagtcacatgacaccagggcgggaaaacaacatcattgggcacaattaggacatgttcactatggggtgtactcacttttgttgccagctgtttagacattaacagctgtgtactgagtaattttcaaaggacaataaatctatactgttattcaagcagcacactgactactttaagttatatcaaagtttcagtaggataatgttatcccctgaaaggatataacagaatatttgcaaaaatctaaagggtgtactcacttttgagatatactgtatatatatatatatatatatatatatatatatatatatatatatatatatactgtatatctatatatatatatatatatatatactgtatatctatatatatatatatctatatatatactgtatatctatatatatatatctatatatatatatatatatatatatatatatatatatatatatatatagagagattgTTTAGCTGCATCCATCATGTATAAATGACTGGGGAAACCTCACACCTGTCAGCGGCTTGCTCTGTCTGTTTACTGGCCTGCTGAACTTTCTGTAGAGCCACCCTCCTCATGATCaaacctgaaaaacaaaaacattgtgacaTACTTTCTTTAACAGAAACATACAATAGAACTGAAGCACTTGGATCACCCCATCAACCTCCAGTCCAGTTTGACTGCACCTTGGATTGTTTCCACTCGTCTTGTAGCAAAAGTTAGCCTCTGGGTAAAAGTGCTGAGCCTTGCTTGAGCTGTGTCCACTTCTGCCACCTTGCTTTCAAATGCCAGACTGACCCTGTGAGGCACAGccaaaatgtgtgaaaatacaGTATTAACTGAAACTTTCAACATTGACAAGAGCAATTGCTTTGTCTTTTCTCCGTTTATTCATCTAATTTACCACCTAATCCTCTCATTTTAAATtcacataaatgtgttttacctACGCACTGCATCCGTCAGGACTTTTAGTTCAGCCGCTTCTTTCTGGCTCTGCGACTTTAGCTGTGAGTTTTCCTTCTGCTCCTGGACCAAGTGCTGTTTCAATGTCTAGGAATAAAAATCCCACAATCCATATTACACTATAGAAAGTCTTCGTGCCCAGCTGCTGTTCGTAAAACCGCAACTGCTTTTGGAACCTAGCAAAGTTTTCAAATAGTCAGCATCCTCTGCTTCGGTAAAAATGTTTATCACTTTCCTAAGCAGCCCCAAATTTATTGTGCATCATCAAAATTTACGACAGTCACGTAAATCACATCACTTGCTCTGGTACTAACCTCCTTTTCCATTCTCTCCAGGTCCAGCTCAGCTATCCTGTCATCAAGACTGTGTTGGAGCACATTAGCTCGGTGCTGctcctgctggagctgctgctcagtgAATCTGACCTACAACACAGCAATACAGTACCACACTTTAACCACAGTTTCAAATACAGAGGGCATGTTTGTACTGTGGTATGTTAACAGTTGACAGTTTTCATACTTTTGAAAGAAGTTTATCCTTCTCTCCTCTTAGTTCAATGTCCTTTGAGCGAAGCTGGACGCATAACTTGAACACTTTGTCTCTCCACAGCTGAAGCACTCGAAGGCCTTCACATCCATTCGTCACAAGAGGGTCTGTCGAGATCTATTGAAACATACACTTATACGGTCAACGCACACACCACTTGAGTAAACGCTTCATATGAGCATGGGTTATTATTGCAGGTAAATTAGTTTTGACGTTTTCCAAAGCATAGTAACGTTTTTTTTACACATCGAGTCTACGCCTGTCATATGAAATGCGCTATATAAATGAACTTGGTACATTTTTAGAACAGGGATTTTTCCTTTCTTCCCACTACTATATTAACAAGCCATCAGAGAAGAGTTTTCAAAACAGTCTCTTCTCTCAAATGCTTCACCAGGCATCGACTCTCTTTCCCTCCGCCAAAATCTAAAGAATACAATTTGTTACTCTGAGGATTACCTATCGCAAGCAACTTTCTGCAagttaacatttattaaaaactaaCCAAAATGCACTTCAAAAGTGCTCAGCAAACTTTATTACTCCTGCAGGGCTTTGCCATACGATCAAGAGCTGCTCCATCATCAATCTTGAACCCTGTGGTCTCACTTCGACATCCATTAGGGGCATTCACCATTTTTTCAAACACTTGAGATAAGAATAGGacaatgtttgaaaatgttcaagCCTAAAGCAAACAACACACAATTATAGGTAGCTGCTTTTTTCTACTTAGGAAACCTCCCCACGTGTCATCAGCATAGGCATGTATCATGCATTGCTATGTGACACTCACCTTCTTCActattttctcttcttggagggCCAGTATCTCACTCACAGAGTTAAGCCTGACTGTCAAAAGCTCTGCGGTCATCTGAAGAGCTGCTTTCTCTTTGTTCAACCTCTACAAAATGgacaatattagaaaaaaagaatacagaATGGGATGAATTGTTACAATACGCATATTAACTCTTAAATGTAACACTATTTGTTCCACAATTATTTCCTTAACCTGCTGGAAAGAACAGGATATTAAGTTGTTACTTAATAACCCTACTTTATAGTCGGCTGATTGCAATCAATACTGTTTATATTGTCTTCACCTCAACAGCttcatttaattgttgtttCTCTCGTTTCTCTGGGGCAAGCTGGCCGATGTAATTTCTGAGGCTGTGCAGTGTTGCAGATTGTGTCTCAAAAGCTTGTCCCATTTGGctgaaaattaaaaacaacaccCCAGCCCCCAAAACATTAGAGAATCTGACAACAAAGTGCTGTAAATGTTTCTCTCCATCTAGTTTTAGATTGAATGTGGCACCTTAAATGCTCTTTCAGCCCATCTC of Cottoperca gobio chromosome 14, fCotGob3.1, whole genome shotgun sequence contains these proteins:
- the cchcr1 gene encoding coiled-coil alpha-helical rod protein 1 isoform X2 — encoded protein: MERHKVGKERLIVPTDFATPAVSRNIQDDLVPPSHFASSVQSAGAHRGVQIAGKPPAISWIKPGITSVPSGDPSPANPWLAIAHAQQDISELRKENQRIMMLQGDSIKGRIPVEHPPDLMARCAERSEHWSRWESEWRLEAEKHKAEAERLKGQVEALKETAGRHREEMRDRESTLNRQSHELEAVREELCKAKTELSQFRAELTHSSAQKEKISSQLERLKRESGEEITKLKMDLVRSKEEAQELALKAEMGRLQVVGETKQRTLRLSEQLEEMQKKQEVELRQLNASHCAEVGTSRNTNDELQDRLQSMNSEVLQLKSALMEASTERDGLKEHLSQMGQAFETQSATLHSLRNYIGQLAPEKREKQQLNEAVERLNKEKAALQMTAELLTVRLNSVSEILALQEEKIVKKISTDPLVTNGCEGLRVLQLWRDKVFKLCVQLRSKDIELRGEKDKLLSKVRFTEQQLQQEQHRANVLQHSLDDRIAELDLERMEKETLKQHLVQEQKENSQLKSQSQKEAAELKVLTDAVRRVSLAFESKVAEVDTAQARLSTFTQRLTFATRRVETIQGLIMRRVALQKVQQASKQTEQAADSITNLQTELSLVCEERDKLIEKSLADLKEKYESKLRRQEQKALEQNWMEVRQAVAGREEAEQSLQQIQAQLEESKVNLEKLHSELLSQQEHSKCALQERVSEIEDCCAEKLREMEVQVNTARREHTKAVMTLRQFEREAARKQVEMRETQQHTKSEVQNQQLKEMEMDKNILLGTAAERGLTSEYTRLLQNSAAPREHREKPSERTRSVGTEEPADGRLLSVLEELHSLSAAVVNSSEDSAEEEGQIDSVGPSTASPHS
- the cchcr1 gene encoding coiled-coil alpha-helical rod protein 1 isoform X3, with the protein product MERHKVGKERLIVPTDFATPAVSRNIQDDLVPPSHFASSVQSAGAHRGVQIAGKPPAISWIKPGITSVPSGDPSPANPWLAIAHAQQDISELRKENQRIMMLQGDSIKGRIPVEHPPDLMARQSHELEAVREELCKAKTELSQFRAELTHSSAQKEKISSQLERLKRESGEEITKLKMDLVRSKEEAQELALKAEMGRLQVVGETKQRTLRLSEQLEEMQKKQEVELRQLNASHCAEVGTSRNTNDELQDRLQSMNSEVLQLKSALMEASTERDGLKEHLSQMGQAFETQSATLHSLRNYIGQLAPEKREKQQLNEAVERLNKEKAALQMTAELLTVRLNSVSEILALQEEKIVKKISTDPLVTNGCEGLRVLQLWRDKVFKLCVQLRSKDIELRGEKDKLLSKVRFTEQQLQQEQHRANVLQHSLDDRIAELDLERMEKETLKQHLVQEQKENSQLKSQSQKEAAELKVLTDAVRRVSLAFESKVAEVDTAQARLSTFTQRLTFATRRVETIQGLIMRRVALQKVQQASKQTEQAADSITNLQTELSLVCEERDKLTQELKRTPKLIEKSLADLKEKYESKLRRQEQKALEQNWMEVRQAVAGREEAEQSLQQIQAQLEESKVNLEKLHSELLSQQEHSKCALQERVSEIEDCCAEKLREMEVQVNTARREHTKAVMTLRQFEREAARKQVEMRETQQHTKSEVQNQQLKEMEMDKNILLGTAAERGLTSEYTRLLQNSAAPREHREKPSERTRSVGTEEPADGRLLSVLEELHSLSAAVVNSSEDSAEEEGQIDSVGPSTASPHS
- the cchcr1 gene encoding coiled-coil alpha-helical rod protein 1 isoform X1 — protein: MERHKVGKERLIVPTDFATPAVSRNIQDDLVPPSHFASSVQSAGAHRGVQIAGKPPAISWIKPGITSVPSGDPSPANPWLAIAHAQQDISELRKENQRIMMLQGDSIKGRIPVEHPPDLMARCAERSEHWSRWESEWRLEAEKHKAEAERLKGQVEALKETAGRHREEMRDRESTLNRQSHELEAVREELCKAKTELSQFRAELTHSSAQKEKISSQLERLKRESGEEITKLKMDLVRSKEEAQELALKAEMGRLQVVGETKQRTLRLSEQLEEMQKKQEVELRQLNASHCAEVGTSRNTNDELQDRLQSMNSEVLQLKSALMEASTERDGLKEHLSQMGQAFETQSATLHSLRNYIGQLAPEKREKQQLNEAVERLNKEKAALQMTAELLTVRLNSVSEILALQEEKIVKKISTDPLVTNGCEGLRVLQLWRDKVFKLCVQLRSKDIELRGEKDKLLSKVRFTEQQLQQEQHRANVLQHSLDDRIAELDLERMEKETLKQHLVQEQKENSQLKSQSQKEAAELKVLTDAVRRVSLAFESKVAEVDTAQARLSTFTQRLTFATRRVETIQGLIMRRVALQKVQQASKQTEQAADSITNLQTELSLVCEERDKLTQELKRTPKLIEKSLADLKEKYESKLRRQEQKALEQNWMEVRQAVAGREEAEQSLQQIQAQLEESKVNLEKLHSELLSQQEHSKCALQERVSEIEDCCAEKLREMEVQVNTARREHTKAVMTLRQFEREAARKQVEMRETQQHTKSEVQNQQLKEMEMDKNILLGTAAERGLTSEYTRLLQNSAAPREHREKPSERTRSVGTEEPADGRLLSVLEELHSLSAAVVNSSEDSAEEEGQIDSVGPSTASPHS